ACAGCATTATCGGTCATTCCTCCCCTACGTCCATTCGTTAAAATAGTGGATAATGAAACGAAGGCAAATAGCATTAAAAAAAGAAACCCTCTTCAGCTTGCACAGATGCCCGAAGATCATGTAGCTGCATATGTCCTATTAGCATCGGACGCAGCGCGTGCAATTACCGGCGAAGTAATCTCCAGTGATGGAGGATTGTCAGTTCGCGGACTGGGTTGAGTTCATTACAAAATAAACTATGGGAAGAAGGTTTATAAGTATGGCTGAATCACTATTGGGCAATAGGAATATTAATCAACTCGCATTTGTTGTAAAAGATATTGAAGCTGCTAATATAGCTTTCACAAGACTGCTAGGCATTAAGAAGTCAGAACCATTTCTAACTGGTGACAGTTCTGTTTCGAATGTCACTTTTAGAGGTGTACCAACGGAATCACAATCCAAACTGGCTTTTCTGAATACACCAACCGTCCAATTTGAACTAATAGAACCCGATAAAAATCCAGGAACGATGCGTGAGTTCCTGGATGAAGTAGGTGAAGGGATCCACCATATAGCTTTTGACGTTGACTCTATCCAAAAGAGGCTTCCAATCATGGAGAAAAGCGGATACCCAGCTTTGCAAACGGGTGAATTCACTTCAAGTGACGGCCGGTATGTATATGTGGATACACTGGATGATCACAAAACGTTAGTTGAACTGCTTGAAAGTTCAGAGCCAAGAAAAACGGCATGGGAGAGACCAGAAGATGCAAGCGTTCAGCCGCTATTAGGGACTAACAAAGTGGAACAGCTTGCGTTAGTTGTAAAAGACCTGGATGCGGCAGCAGATGCATATTGTAAGTTGTTGGGTATTGAAAAACCTCCCATCATTCAT
The DNA window shown above is from Peribacillus sp. FSL P2-0133 and carries:
- a CDS encoding VOC family protein, which gives rise to MAESLLGNRNINQLAFVVKDIEAANIAFTRLLGIKKSEPFLTGDSSVSNVTFRGVPTESQSKLAFLNTPTVQFELIEPDKNPGTMREFLDEVGEGIHHIAFDVDSIQKRLPIMEKSGYPALQTGEFTSSDGRYVYVDTLDDHKTLVELLESSEPRKTAWERPEDASVQPLLGTNKVEQLALVVKDLDAAADAYCKLLGIEKPPIIHSGSTDITNVIYKGKPTEGKSKYMFIDTPLIQIELIEPGESPSTWKDHLETYGEGVHHISFVVKDLEDKMKMLEEMGYPVIQTGNFFNGKGRYAYMDTTSTYKVIIELLERFDE